The Brachybacterium huguangmaarense genome contains a region encoding:
- a CDS encoding TlpA family protein disulfide reductase: MASEANAGYVSGDGVVVEIPPEGRADPLAIQGTTYDGDDFVSTALRGAPLVLNIWYASCPPCRLEAPALKAVHSEYNAREWHSWA; the protein is encoded by the coding sequence GTGGCGAGTGAGGCGAACGCCGGGTACGTCTCCGGCGATGGCGTCGTCGTCGAGATCCCCCCAGAGGGACGCGCCGATCCTCTGGCGATCCAGGGAACCACCTACGACGGCGACGACTTCGTCTCCACGGCGCTGCGCGGCGCACCCTTGGTGCTCAACATCTGGTACGCCTCGTGTCCACCATGCCGGCTCGAAGCCCCCGCGCTGAAGGCCGTGCATAGCGAATACAACGCCCGGGAGTGGCATTCATGGGCGTGA
- a CDS encoding sensor histidine kinase — protein MIGQLIVLLAGALTITVLTVIIGPAVFHYHLLQTDLPVGSDELVHIERAYRDALALALGVGLVVSLLAAGLVTWNLARRLRQTLHGLTSAVDELSRGHYSTRVPSVGAGTELDSLAATLNDMAARLDAVEETRRQLLSDLAHELRTPIATLSAHHEAMADGVIEPEAAMPILASQTMRLSRLADDISEVSRAEEGQLPVQLHPLTVDDLLESILPAWDERFETAGVALRRETALPHSVTIHADPDRLAQVLGNLLSNALRHTSPGGTVTVSAATHGSTVEITVADDGEGFTNEDRSRLFERFFRADSSRTRDNSGSGIGLTISRALVDAHGGTVAAASEGPGRGATFTIRLPRAITDR, from the coding sequence ATGATCGGCCAGCTCATCGTGCTGCTCGCCGGCGCGCTCACCATCACGGTGCTGACGGTGATCATCGGGCCCGCCGTCTTCCACTACCACCTGCTCCAGACCGATCTCCCGGTGGGCAGCGACGAGCTCGTCCACATCGAACGCGCCTACCGTGACGCGCTCGCACTTGCCCTCGGGGTCGGACTGGTGGTCTCCCTCCTGGCCGCCGGCCTGGTCACCTGGAACCTGGCACGACGACTCCGCCAGACGCTTCACGGCCTCACCTCGGCTGTCGATGAACTGTCCCGCGGCCACTACTCCACGCGCGTGCCCTCCGTCGGAGCCGGGACCGAACTCGACTCCCTGGCCGCCACGCTCAACGACATGGCAGCGCGCCTGGACGCCGTCGAGGAGACCCGACGCCAACTGCTCTCCGACCTCGCCCATGAGCTGCGCACCCCCATCGCCACCCTCTCGGCACATCACGAGGCCATGGCCGATGGCGTCATCGAGCCGGAGGCAGCCATGCCCATCCTCGCCAGCCAGACCATGCGACTTTCGCGGCTGGCTGACGACATCAGTGAAGTGTCACGGGCCGAGGAGGGCCAGCTCCCGGTACAGCTGCACCCCCTCACCGTCGACGACCTGCTGGAGTCGATACTCCCGGCATGGGATGAACGGTTCGAGACAGCGGGCGTGGCACTACGACGAGAAACGGCCCTGCCCCACTCCGTGACGATCCACGCGGACCCGGACCGCCTCGCCCAAGTCCTCGGAAACCTGCTGAGCAACGCTCTACGGCACACTTCCCCCGGAGGCACCGTCACGGTCTCGGCAGCCACCCACGGCAGCACGGTGGAGATCACGGTAGCGGACGACGGCGAAGGCTTCACCAATGAGGACCGGTCACGCCTGTTCGAACGGTTCTTCCGCGCCGACAGCTCACGCACCCGTGACAACTCCGGCTCAGGCATCGGCCTGACGATCAGTCGAGCCCTGGTCGATGCGCACGGCGGGACCGTGGCCGCGGCCAGTGAGGGCCCTGGACGGGGCGCCACCTTCACCATACGGTTGCCGCGAGCGATCACTGATCGCTGA
- a CDS encoding NAD(P)-binding domain-containing protein produces the protein MLTTATSSHPVVVIGAGPIGLAAAAHLSDRGLPFLVLEAGPAAGAAIAGWGHTRLFSPWQYNLDAAARRLLEAACWTAPDADALPTGHELREQYLEPLAQLPQLAESIRYDARVTAAFRAGMDRTRTAHREETPFLIRIENADGHSEDVLASAVIDASGTWSTPNPLGQAGLLAPGERQAFSAGHITPPLPDVLGRDRDRVAGKRVMVTGAGHSAANTLLDLAELDSTTAITWAVRTADLTRVYGGGEQDDLAARGALGSRLRQLVDSGRIEVLTSFTITRFSGEDALTVHAATPDGEREVTVDVLVPATGFRPDLGMLSELRLNLDPAVEAPAQLGPLIDPEFHSCGSVGPHGERVLAHPEKNFNIVGMKSYGRTPTFLMVTGYEQVRSIAASLAGDRDAADAVHLELPETGVCTTDLGGSCDAPTKATDVCGASAPS, from the coding sequence ATGCTGACCACCGCAACGAGCTCGCATCCCGTCGTCGTCATCGGGGCTGGCCCCATCGGCCTGGCCGCTGCCGCCCACCTCTCCGATCGCGGCCTGCCGTTCCTCGTCCTCGAGGCGGGACCAGCAGCAGGAGCAGCGATCGCCGGGTGGGGGCACACCCGGCTCTTCTCCCCGTGGCAGTACAACCTCGATGCCGCCGCGCGGCGTCTCCTCGAGGCCGCCTGCTGGACCGCTCCCGACGCTGACGCCCTGCCGACCGGTCACGAGCTGCGCGAGCAGTACCTCGAGCCCCTCGCCCAGCTTCCGCAGCTCGCCGAGTCGATCCGCTACGACGCACGCGTCACTGCTGCCTTCCGAGCCGGCATGGACAGGACGCGTACCGCACACCGAGAGGAGACCCCCTTCCTCATCCGCATCGAGAACGCTGACGGACACAGCGAAGACGTCCTAGCCTCCGCCGTCATCGATGCCTCCGGCACCTGGTCCACCCCTAACCCGCTGGGCCAGGCCGGTCTCCTCGCCCCCGGTGAACGACAGGCCTTCTCTGCGGGCCACATCACGCCGCCGCTGCCCGATGTGCTGGGCCGTGATCGCGATCGCGTCGCCGGCAAGCGCGTCATGGTCACCGGCGCTGGCCACTCGGCGGCGAATACCCTGCTGGACCTCGCGGAACTGGATTCGACCACCGCGATCACCTGGGCCGTCCGCACCGCGGACCTCACCCGCGTTTACGGCGGCGGGGAGCAGGACGACCTCGCGGCCCGAGGAGCGCTCGGCTCTCGGTTGCGCCAGCTGGTCGACTCCGGCCGAATCGAAGTCCTCACCTCGTTCACCATCACCCGCTTCTCCGGCGAGGACGCACTGACCGTTCATGCTGCGACCCCGGACGGAGAGCGCGAGGTCACGGTGGACGTGCTGGTGCCTGCGACCGGGTTCCGTCCTGATCTGGGGATGCTCTCCGAGCTCAGGCTGAACCTGGACCCGGCGGTCGAGGCCCCCGCACAGCTGGGACCGCTCATCGACCCCGAGTTCCACTCCTGCGGCTCTGTCGGGCCTCACGGGGAAAGAGTCCTCGCCCACCCCGAGAAGAACTTCAACATCGTCGGCATGAAGAGCTACGGACGCACCCCCACCTTCCTCATGGTCACCGGCTATGAGCAGGTCCGCTCCATCGCAGCGTCTCTCGCCGGCGACCGCGACGCAGCAGACGCGGTCCACCTCGAACTGCCCGAGACCGGCGTGTGCACCACCGACCTCGGCGGCAGTTGCGATGCGCCCACGAAGGCCACCGACGTCTGCGGAGCGTCCGCACCCAGCTAG
- a CDS encoding cytochrome c biogenesis CcdA family protein has translation MGELFATTVLSGPLAAALLLSIVAGLVAFLSPCVLPVVPGYLGYITGLTGQNAGPCRTGDPGERPWRLVTGAVLFVAGFTTVFLVIGGFVGALGSLMIQYTTAINRISGVLVILMGLVFVGIFPRLSGEKRIRKRPDAGLAGAPLLGITFGFSWTPCIGPTFAAVAALSLGEASASRGALLAFGYAIGLGIPFILFALVFRRALGISRALSRHRRTLQIVGGSVLIAIGLLLVTGVWEQWMALLQVRIGTFTTIV, from the coding sequence ATGGGTGAACTGTTCGCCACCACCGTGCTGAGCGGACCCCTGGCCGCAGCCCTGCTGCTGTCGATCGTGGCTGGTCTGGTCGCGTTTCTGTCTCCGTGCGTGCTTCCTGTGGTCCCCGGCTACCTCGGATACATCACCGGGCTCACAGGACAGAACGCCGGGCCGTGCCGTACCGGCGATCCTGGGGAACGGCCATGGCGCCTGGTCACCGGAGCGGTGCTGTTCGTCGCGGGCTTCACTACGGTGTTCCTGGTCATCGGCGGCTTCGTCGGTGCACTCGGGTCATTGATGATTCAGTACACAACAGCGATCAATCGGATCTCCGGGGTGCTGGTGATCCTCATGGGCCTGGTGTTTGTGGGAATCTTCCCCCGCCTCTCCGGTGAGAAACGGATCCGGAAGCGCCCCGATGCCGGACTCGCCGGTGCCCCGTTGCTCGGGATCACGTTCGGCTTCTCGTGGACCCCGTGCATCGGGCCGACGTTCGCCGCAGTCGCGGCGCTCAGCCTCGGGGAGGCCTCCGCCAGTCGCGGCGCTCTCCTGGCTTTCGGCTATGCGATCGGGCTCGGCATCCCGTTCATCCTCTTCGCTCTCGTGTTTCGGCGTGCCCTGGGCATCTCCCGAGCGTTGTCCCGGCATCGCCGGACGCTCCAGATCGTCGGTGGCTCCGTGCTCATCGCCATCGGACTCCTGCTGGTCACCGGCGTGTGGGAGCAGTGGATGGCATTGCTGCAGGTGCGGATCGGCACCTTCACCACGATCGTCTGA
- a CDS encoding heavy metal translocating P-type ATPase produces MFAMLLGYSVPDLPGAMWIAPLLGTVMYIWGGRPFLTGAVSEIRSRQPGMMLLIGLAITVAFIASWGATLGLLDHQLEFWWELALLIVIMLLGHWVEMRSLAQTTSALDSLAALLPDMAERIDGDEIVNVSPTELQHGDLVLVRPGASVPADGTIREGRADVDESMVTGESRPVTRSTGDSVVAGTVATDSSLRIEVTATGDDTALAGIQRLVTEAQNSTSRAQRIADKASAWLFWFALGAAVITAIAWSLLGMPDEAVVRTVTVLVIACPHALGLAIPLVVSIATERAARGGVLVKDRLALEAMRTVDAVLFDKTGTLTKGEPVLAEIITRGAEETDVLALAAAAEAESEHPLARAIIAKAQAEGVRIPTGSDISSTPALGVSAQVDGDEIRVGGPRLLEETGAREIEDAEAWRQEGAIILHVLRDGEVIGGLKLHDEVRPESREAIDALHSLGVEVVMITGDAEAVANSVGRELGIDRIFAGVRPEDKSSKVAQLQKEGKKVAMIGDGVNDAPALAQADVGIAIGAGTDVAIASAGVVLASSDPRSVLSVIELSRAAYRKMKQNLWWAAGYNLISVPLAAGILAPIGFVLPMSVGAILMSLSTVVVAMNAQLLRRLDLHPEATVAALRDRR; encoded by the coding sequence ATGTTCGCGATGCTGCTCGGCTACAGCGTTCCCGATCTTCCCGGCGCGATGTGGATCGCCCCGCTCCTCGGCACCGTCATGTACATCTGGGGCGGCCGCCCGTTCCTCACCGGCGCAGTCTCCGAGATCCGCTCCCGTCAACCCGGAATGATGCTCCTGATCGGGCTCGCGATCACGGTTGCGTTCATCGCCTCCTGGGGAGCCACCCTTGGCCTCCTCGACCACCAGCTGGAATTCTGGTGGGAGCTCGCCCTGCTGATCGTCATCATGCTGCTGGGGCACTGGGTCGAGATGCGATCCCTCGCCCAGACGACCTCCGCGCTCGACTCCCTGGCCGCACTGCTTCCCGACATGGCAGAACGCATCGACGGTGACGAGATCGTGAATGTCTCACCGACTGAGCTGCAACACGGGGATCTGGTCCTGGTGCGCCCGGGGGCGAGCGTCCCGGCCGACGGCACGATCCGCGAAGGCCGCGCCGACGTGGACGAGTCCATGGTCACCGGCGAGTCCCGTCCCGTGACGCGCTCCACCGGAGACTCCGTCGTGGCGGGGACCGTCGCCACGGATTCCAGCCTGCGCATTGAGGTCACCGCCACCGGTGACGACACCGCCCTCGCCGGCATCCAGCGCCTGGTGACCGAGGCGCAGAACTCCACCTCCAGGGCACAGCGCATCGCAGACAAGGCATCGGCCTGGCTGTTCTGGTTCGCTCTCGGCGCTGCCGTGATCACGGCAATCGCCTGGTCACTGCTCGGAATGCCCGATGAGGCAGTGGTCCGCACGGTGACCGTCCTGGTCATCGCCTGCCCCCACGCCCTGGGGCTCGCGATCCCGCTGGTGGTCTCGATCGCGACAGAGCGGGCTGCCCGCGGCGGCGTCCTAGTGAAGGACCGCCTGGCGCTGGAGGCGATGCGCACCGTCGACGCCGTCCTGTTCGACAAGACCGGCACTCTCACCAAGGGCGAGCCCGTCCTCGCTGAGATCATCACCCGCGGCGCGGAGGAGACCGACGTGCTGGCCCTGGCAGCTGCCGCCGAAGCCGAGAGCGAGCATCCGCTCGCCCGCGCCATCATCGCCAAGGCGCAGGCCGAGGGAGTCCGGATCCCGACGGGCTCCGACATCAGCTCTACCCCTGCCTTGGGAGTGAGCGCCCAAGTAGATGGAGACGAGATCCGCGTAGGCGGCCCCCGCCTGCTCGAGGAAACCGGAGCACGCGAGATCGAAGACGCTGAGGCCTGGCGCCAGGAGGGCGCGATCATCCTCCACGTCCTCCGGGACGGCGAGGTGATCGGCGGTCTCAAGCTCCACGACGAAGTGCGCCCCGAATCTCGCGAAGCCATCGATGCCCTGCACAGCCTGGGGGTCGAGGTCGTCATGATCACCGGCGACGCCGAGGCGGTCGCGAACAGCGTCGGCCGTGAGCTCGGCATCGACCGTATCTTCGCCGGGGTACGTCCCGAGGACAAGTCCTCGAAGGTCGCCCAGCTCCAGAAGGAGGGCAAGAAGGTCGCGATGATCGGCGACGGCGTCAACGACGCCCCCGCCCTCGCCCAGGCCGATGTCGGCATCGCCATCGGGGCCGGCACCGACGTCGCGATCGCCTCGGCCGGTGTGGTGCTTGCCAGCTCCGATCCTCGCTCGGTGCTCTCAGTGATCGAGCTCTCCCGCGCCGCCTACCGGAAGATGAAGCAGAACCTCTGGTGGGCAGCCGGCTACAACCTTATCTCCGTGCCGCTCGCCGCCGGAATTCTCGCCCCTATCGGATTCGTGCTGCCCATGTCCGTCGGCGCGATCCTCATGTCCCTGTCCACCGTCGTCGTCGCGATGAACGCCCAGCTCCTGCGACGCCTCGACCTGCACCCGGAAGCAACTGTCGCGGCCCTGCGCGACCGACGCTGA
- a CDS encoding TlpA family protein disulfide reductase encodes MGVNTRDQAGPAAAFETTFGITYPSIPDPDGVVISSMDGSVSPNAVPTTLILDAEGRVAARITGAANQSTLESLLDTVLAEAA; translated from the coding sequence ATGGGCGTGAACACCCGCGACCAAGCGGGGCCGGCCGCCGCGTTCGAAACGACCTTCGGCATCACCTACCCCTCGATCCCCGATCCCGACGGAGTCGTCATCTCTTCCATGGACGGCAGCGTCTCGCCCAACGCCGTCCCCACGACTTTGATCCTGGATGCTGAAGGACGAGTAGCCGCCCGGATCACGGGCGCGGCCAACCAGAGCACCCTCGAGAGCCTCCTGGATACCGTGCTGGCGGAGGCCGCCTGA
- a CDS encoding SHOCT domain-containing protein encodes MMPTDAMSWLMWAMVAGLLVLLWASALLLARTVLPGRPRRARDENEAIGELSLRLARGEITADEFEQRQRLVLNAFRP; translated from the coding sequence ATGATGCCGACCGATGCGATGTCGTGGCTGATGTGGGCGATGGTCGCCGGTCTCCTCGTTCTCCTCTGGGCCTCGGCACTGCTGCTGGCACGCACCGTGCTGCCCGGGCGCCCCCGACGCGCTCGGGACGAGAACGAGGCGATCGGGGAACTCTCCCTGCGCCTGGCTCGAGGAGAGATCACGGCCGACGAGTTCGAGCAACGGCAACGACTGGTCTTGAACGCATTTCGGCCATGA
- the arsB gene encoding ACR3 family arsenite efflux transporter — protein MSTTAKDVEQPRVMKEMSFLDRWLPVWILAAMAVGLLLGRFVPGLNTALEAVKIGSVSLPIAFGLLVMMYPVLAKVRYDETRRIGADRRLLVTSLVLNWIVGPALMFGLAWIFLADLPEYRTGLIIVGLARCIAMVLIWNDLACGDREAAAVLVAINSVFQVIAFGALGWFYLQALPSWLGLPTTSAEFSIGAIVLSVLIFLGIPLVAGFLTRILGERAKGRTWYEERFLPKIGPWALYGLLFTIVLLFALQGDAILSAPGDVARIALPLLVYFVVMFLGSFLLGRAIGLNYAKSTTVAFTASGNNFELAIAVAIGTFGVTSGQALAGVVGPLIEVPVLVALVYVALAMGRRLFPGDVTVPTR, from the coding sequence ATGAGTACGACCGCCAAGGATGTGGAGCAGCCGCGCGTGATGAAGGAGATGTCCTTTCTCGACCGCTGGCTCCCGGTATGGATTCTGGCCGCCATGGCCGTGGGGCTCCTGCTGGGGCGGTTCGTTCCCGGCCTGAACACCGCGCTGGAGGCGGTGAAGATCGGGTCCGTGTCCCTGCCCATCGCGTTCGGGCTGCTGGTGATGATGTACCCGGTCTTGGCGAAGGTCCGCTACGACGAGACCCGGCGAATCGGAGCTGACCGACGCCTGTTGGTGACTTCGTTGGTGCTGAACTGGATCGTCGGGCCGGCCCTCATGTTCGGCCTCGCGTGGATCTTCCTTGCCGACCTGCCGGAGTACCGGACCGGCCTGATCATCGTCGGTCTCGCGCGCTGCATCGCGATGGTGCTCATCTGGAACGACCTCGCCTGCGGTGACCGCGAAGCTGCCGCCGTGCTGGTCGCGATCAACTCCGTCTTCCAGGTGATCGCCTTCGGTGCCCTGGGCTGGTTCTACCTCCAGGCGCTGCCGTCGTGGCTGGGACTGCCGACCACGTCGGCCGAGTTCTCGATCGGCGCGATCGTCCTCAGCGTGCTGATCTTCCTCGGGATCCCTCTGGTCGCCGGGTTCCTGACCCGCATCCTCGGGGAGCGGGCGAAGGGCAGGACCTGGTACGAGGAGCGGTTCCTCCCGAAGATCGGCCCGTGGGCGCTGTACGGGCTACTGTTCACCATCGTGCTGCTGTTCGCCCTCCAGGGCGACGCGATCCTCTCCGCCCCGGGCGACGTGGCCCGCATCGCCCTGCCGCTGCTGGTCTACTTCGTGGTCATGTTCCTGGGGTCCTTCCTGCTCGGACGGGCGATCGGCCTGAATTACGCGAAGTCCACGACCGTCGCGTTCACCGCCTCGGGCAACAACTTCGAGCTCGCCATCGCCGTCGCCATCGGCACCTTCGGCGTCACTTCCGGCCAGGCCCTCGCCGGTGTCGTCGGCCCCCTGATCGAGGTCCCGGTCCTCGTTGCCCTCGTCTACGTCGCTCTCGCGATGGGCCGCCGGCTCTTCCCCGGCGACGTGACCGTTCCCACCCGATGA
- a CDS encoding response regulator transcription factor → MRSEADRAAAMVLVVEDEVALSDVVQAYLAKAGYATASARSGPEAVEAARTLSPDVIVLDLGLPGLDGLEVMRRIRAFSDCYVLITTARSEEVDRLVGLSVGADDYLTKPFSVRELVARVQAVLRRPRADSGTASSDTVRTFGELEIDTAAQEVRLASRPLPLTPTERGLLMTLALSPGQAFSRRQLMEAVWGDSWIGDDHLVDVHIANLRRKLDETAESARFVTTVRGIGYRMGKG, encoded by the coding sequence ATGAGGAGCGAAGCGGATCGAGCAGCGGCGATGGTTCTCGTCGTCGAGGACGAGGTCGCGCTGTCGGACGTGGTCCAGGCGTATCTCGCGAAGGCCGGCTACGCGACTGCGAGCGCGCGGAGCGGTCCGGAGGCGGTGGAGGCAGCCCGCACTCTGTCACCGGACGTGATCGTCCTCGATCTCGGCCTGCCCGGGCTCGACGGTCTGGAGGTGATGCGCAGGATCCGCGCCTTCTCCGACTGCTACGTGCTGATCACGACGGCACGGTCAGAGGAGGTGGACCGCCTGGTGGGGCTGTCGGTGGGGGCGGATGACTACCTCACCAAGCCGTTCAGCGTGCGTGAGCTCGTCGCTCGGGTCCAGGCCGTATTGCGCAGGCCCCGCGCCGATTCCGGGACGGCGTCTTCGGACACAGTGCGCACTTTTGGAGAGCTCGAGATCGACACAGCTGCCCAGGAGGTGCGGCTCGCCAGCCGGCCACTTCCGCTGACCCCCACCGAGAGGGGACTCTTGATGACCCTGGCGCTCAGTCCTGGCCAGGCCTTCAGTCGCAGACAGCTGATGGAGGCCGTCTGGGGCGACAGCTGGATCGGAGACGACCATCTCGTCGATGTGCACATCGCCAACCTCCGACGAAAACTCGACGAGACGGCTGAATCTGCACGGTTCGTCACCACGGTGCGCGGTATCGGATACCGGATGGGGAAGGGATGA
- a CDS encoding ArsR/SmtB family transcription factor, with protein sequence MTTTTDATATGFAARTGSGECCTLSAGPVDTVDAERIASLLKALSDPTRLRLLSHVAAQGCESVCACDLTEPLGISQPTVSHHMKKLVDAGLLTREQKGRWAHYSVVPSAFAELRAFLDIA encoded by the coding sequence ATGACCACGACGACCGACGCCACAGCCACCGGATTCGCGGCGAGGACCGGCTCTGGCGAGTGCTGCACGCTGTCCGCAGGCCCTGTCGACACTGTCGACGCCGAGCGGATCGCCTCTCTACTGAAGGCGCTGTCCGACCCCACGCGCCTCCGGCTCCTGTCCCACGTCGCCGCCCAGGGCTGCGAGTCGGTCTGCGCATGCGATCTCACCGAGCCGCTCGGCATCAGTCAGCCCACCGTGAGCCACCACATGAAGAAGCTCGTCGACGCCGGCCTGCTCACGCGCGAGCAGAAGGGCCGCTGGGCCCACTACTCCGTCGTCCCGTCAGCCTTCGCCGAGCTCCGTGCGTTCCTCGACATCGCCTGA
- a CDS encoding multicopper oxidase family protein gives MKTFSRRTVFTGGLGAAALTLAACGNRTTPTEAGTFAPLPALTPKAGQNVVTQTLTAAPTTVDLGGKTVSTWAYGESLPGPLIRATAGDLLHITLENRLPETSTIHWHGIRLHNAADGVPGMTQDAVEPEASFTYEFVAPDPGTYFLHSHVGLQLDRGLYAPLIIDDPDEPGDYDAEWIVTLDDWIDGTGQTPDEVLAALTGAGPSDAGGMDHGDMPMGDDGPGSMDHGGMPMGGEPWGDAGDVAYPHFLVNGQVPEAPEIFEAKPGQRLRVRLINASADTIFALALGDHDLSVTHSDGFAVEPVTAKALYLGMGERYDVVVTVKDGMFPLVARPVGKTSGGQGLAVLRTGSGSVPAPNVQVRELDGEVLIGSTLEPAETARLEDRAVDTELELAFQGSMQPYRWAINGRPYGQNTPLGIREGQRVRIIASNQTMMTHPLHIHGHTFALPSGLRKDTVLLAPMESVALDFDADNPGRWAAHCHNAYHQEAGMMTGIDYAS, from the coding sequence GTGAAGACCTTTTCCCGCCGCACCGTGTTCACCGGAGGCCTCGGCGCGGCAGCGCTGACACTCGCGGCATGCGGTAACCGCACCACCCCGACTGAGGCGGGGACCTTCGCACCGCTTCCTGCCCTTACGCCGAAAGCCGGTCAGAACGTCGTCACCCAGACCCTCACCGCGGCACCGACGACGGTGGACCTCGGAGGGAAAACGGTCTCGACCTGGGCATACGGCGAGAGCCTCCCCGGGCCGCTGATCCGAGCCACGGCCGGCGACCTGCTGCACATCACGCTCGAGAACCGCCTTCCCGAGACCTCCACGATCCACTGGCACGGCATCCGACTGCACAACGCAGCCGACGGGGTGCCGGGGATGACGCAGGACGCCGTCGAGCCGGAAGCCTCTTTCACCTACGAGTTCGTCGCCCCCGACCCCGGCACCTACTTCCTCCACTCCCATGTCGGCTTGCAGCTCGACCGCGGGCTCTACGCACCACTGATCATCGATGATCCCGATGAACCCGGTGACTACGACGCGGAATGGATCGTGACCCTCGATGACTGGATCGATGGCACCGGGCAGACCCCAGACGAGGTCCTGGCCGCGCTCACCGGCGCCGGGCCCTCAGATGCCGGCGGCATGGACCACGGCGACATGCCCATGGGCGACGACGGACCCGGCAGCATGGACCACGGCGGCATGCCGATGGGGGGCGAGCCCTGGGGCGACGCGGGTGACGTGGCCTACCCCCACTTCCTCGTCAACGGCCAGGTTCCCGAAGCGCCGGAGATCTTCGAGGCGAAGCCTGGCCAGCGCCTGCGCGTCCGCCTGATCAACGCCTCCGCCGACACCATCTTCGCCCTCGCGCTCGGCGACCACGACCTCTCCGTCACCCACTCGGACGGATTCGCCGTCGAACCCGTCACCGCCAAGGCGCTCTATCTCGGCATGGGTGAACGGTACGACGTGGTGGTCACCGTGAAGGACGGCATGTTCCCTCTGGTGGCCCGTCCTGTCGGGAAGACCAGCGGCGGCCAGGGGCTCGCGGTGCTGAGGACCGGCTCCGGTTCCGTTCCCGCTCCGAACGTCCAGGTCAGAGAGCTCGACGGGGAGGTTCTCATCGGGTCCACCCTGGAACCGGCCGAGACCGCGCGGCTCGAGGACCGCGCCGTCGACACCGAACTGGAGCTTGCGTTCCAAGGCTCGATGCAGCCCTACCGCTGGGCAATCAACGGAAGACCCTACGGGCAGAACACTCCGCTCGGCATCCGCGAAGGACAGCGGGTGCGGATCATCGCGTCCAACCAGACGATGATGACCCATCCCCTGCACATCCACGGCCACACCTTCGCCCTGCCCTCCGGTCTCCGCAAGGACACCGTGCTGCTGGCACCCATGGAATCGGTCGCCCTCGACTTCGATGCGGACAATCCGGGTCGATGGGCGGCACACTGCCACAACGCTTACCACCAGGAAGCCGGCATGATGACAGGGATCGATTACGCATCCTGA
- a CDS encoding arsenate-mycothiol transferase ArsC, whose protein sequence is MAAKRPAVLFVCVKNGGKSQMAAALMCHHAGDAVEVHSAGTRPGATINAQSAEAIAEVGADMSSAVPQPVTPELLRSVDHVIVIGGEAVIEPVEGMTAPVTTWHTDEPSQRGIEGMERMRLVRDDIDTRVRALMNDLTPTAN, encoded by the coding sequence ATGGCCGCGAAACGCCCCGCAGTCCTGTTCGTGTGCGTGAAGAACGGCGGCAAGTCCCAGATGGCGGCCGCCCTTATGTGCCATCACGCCGGAGATGCCGTCGAGGTGCACTCCGCCGGCACCCGCCCCGGCGCCACCATCAATGCCCAGTCCGCTGAGGCGATCGCCGAGGTCGGCGCGGACATGTCCTCTGCCGTCCCGCAGCCGGTGACCCCCGAGCTGCTGCGCAGCGTCGATCACGTGATCGTCATCGGCGGCGAAGCCGTCATTGAACCCGTCGAGGGAATGACCGCGCCGGTCACCACCTGGCACACCGATGAGCCCTCCCAGCGGGGCATCGAGGGGATGGAGCGCATGCGCCTGGTGCGAGACGATATCGACACCCGCGTCCGCGCACTCATGAACGACCTCACCCCTACCGCGAACTGA
- a CDS encoding arsenate reductase ArsC — MAAGWLRELAGDRIEVHSAGSAPADSINPAAVEAMAEVGIDISHQTPMILTPESVQASDVVITMGCGDACPYYPGKRYEDWKLEDPAGKGVAEVRPVRDEIRTRIEELIGSLLSREPLDIPVQG, encoded by the coding sequence ATGGCAGCCGGGTGGCTGCGGGAGCTCGCCGGAGACCGCATCGAGGTCCACTCCGCCGGGTCAGCGCCCGCCGACTCGATCAACCCCGCAGCGGTGGAGGCCATGGCGGAGGTCGGCATCGACATCTCCCACCAGACCCCGATGATCCTCACTCCCGAATCCGTCCAGGCCTCCGACGTGGTCATCACCATGGGATGCGGCGACGCCTGCCCTTACTACCCCGGCAAGCGGTACGAGGACTGGAAGCTCGAGGACCCAGCTGGCAAGGGCGTCGCGGAAGTCCGCCCGGTGCGCGATGAGATCCGCACCCGCATCGAGGAGCTCATCGGCAGCTTGCTGTCCCGCGAGCCACTCGACATTCCAGTCCAAGGTTGA